The following nucleotide sequence is from Zea mays cultivar B73 chromosome 1, Zm-B73-REFERENCE-NAM-5.0, whole genome shotgun sequence.
tactatactaacatctaaaggaccagtggcatctagccactggccctgttgctgccaccgccgctgtcgcccctgctgctgcccttgctgtcgccgccgtcaccgtccttgctgccgctgctgccgcccctgccgctgccgtcaccgtcaccgccgccaccgccttcgtcgtcgtcgtcgtcgtcgtcgccgtcctcgtcctcgccgccaccgtccgagtcctcctcatccgaggagtactccgactcatccgagccctcaagcccggagcgctcgacggcccggatgtacgtccagacctccgccgcgagcccctgggagtcgtctgagtcgtcagacgactcacgcagagggatgggagccggagacccctcggattcagaggagaactcctcctctgaatactccgagtcaccaaaatcctcagacggaggagttggctcgcgcttgcgtttcttgcccatggtggaaatgcagGTAGAAGAAAGAAAGCAGGCAGTGgagaacagcgagagatgtgaaaaaaccaggcaggcaaaggcactatttataggaaaagaaggcaaccgctcacctccaaccgtggtcactgaacagtcgcaaagcattcaataagcactttaacccgtctgaagacacgtcaggcggctgacgccgtttcacgcaacacaacacaacacccattgggactccagtcaacagcgcggaggatatgattacacccgccgtcgcatcacattactactcagaagcaactggctaaaacactcagcgtaccaagccgtcccttgcccacacccattggggggacgcccaggaattatcagtatatttttcaaaacggtcacatctgtgcagggcatgcagtgaacacctcaagacaaaaatgagatatcagtaaggatcagaagaaagccaaatatagccagtgaagtacaaaatatggccgacagaagcgacgtgaagactagacagagaatgtccatcaaatgtccaatcagtcgcagagcaaataaattacactacctagcaagatatggatggattgcgaactcggctgcaaaagacaaaatacatgctgacctctgaagcataatattgatgacataatgcggatgacatcatgccgatttttacaagcagaaaggataatcttcaacaaaaagacacaaaaggaagaccttcaaatggattatcctcaaaaatccacttgaaggtcgggggctacacccattgggtgcaccttcggtgcaccccatggatcatcattccaagccaagatagtgccgacttctaaggcatgggacaagattaaagacaagacTGGCCCttaaccaaaacgcaggagtaaaagtggaaataatttctggtaaagaccttcgagtagattattttctaaaatctactcgaagctcgggggctacacccattgggtgcacctccggtgcacccaatgaagttcagggtcctacaaaacgaaatgccgacttctaaggcacgagcacgaaacaaagcttcggtttacgagagatcaaagcaggaggagacagtaataAGTCGTTCTTTTCAAATCGCCTGCAAGCTGGacttgggatctttgggctgattacctctaaattaacccaaagatcgggggcttgtgggggacagatatcccccgggtccactaaaagagtaaaagacctcacgaaaggcccaagggcccaataaatcgtaaggccattctttcgtgggcctggggggaacaatcagcaaagcaggttgacacgaggccggattggtgcaaacctggACGgcgcacaacgtcgagcgagcgaccacaacagagatccgactttcccgcgctggagcccccatgcaacggagccacgcgaggataggtcggcggaactacagggagataaactcaaacaatcGCTGATCCTTTAGCtatacattgttatcatatccacgtgtattgccccacggtcgagtatataaggcctagggggcaccccttcagaacgatcgaccctattacttagccacccacttcaactctctgcattctcaattcagagagctctcttgtaacctcattcaccaagcatactcaccaggacgtagggtgttatgcatctctaagcggcccgaacctgtaaacattgtccactgtccctcgtgcaactggcacgaaccattttgctacagtcgtcgacaccgtcctactcctaaaaacaccttgaggggcaaccccgggtgtgcggtcggacccaaaacaccgacatatccctgccttcgggaggcagagctctcggcccgtcggaccgcgacatcctccaggagattcttgagctctccccggatccgccgcccttcggtggttgatggttccggcattgtgcggagaagtatcgctgccgcagccaggttctggccgaccccactggaggctggtagtggccttgccctgacgtcgtcggcgatgcggagctagatgccctggggcagatgacgcgcttctccggccggagcttggtctaccCATTCCTGTCCGATGTTCCGGCGGAGCGGTCCAAGTGTTCCTgcctcctcgtcgagcctggcctgcatttcgcggatttgctcgagctgtgcgtcctgacccccccgcagggactgggaccacagctagctcccgaaggatgtcaacgcgaggcgcaggcctagggggatcaccgttttctggtataccaagatggttgccttcgtcgggaccccctagatcgacgtggaaacattcacgacttgggccgcagtctccgtcgccgaagctgcggctaccgtcggaacaatcggaaaggcagtagtcgcatgtggtcatgaagtcccgcatggcactggggttactgagcccggagaaatcccaaccaaagtcgggctcgtcatcttcctcggaacccgagggtccgtaggtcgagacggccgtcagccggtcccagggtgaccgcatatgataccccggagggttggtgcatgcctctatgaaggcttccaccaaagcggggtcgcttggtgggtcgaggccgaatccaaaaggcatgagatgggaatcggtcggtacctcttggtcaacAGGTGGTGACATTgtcacgtcaggggcggactgcaccgcaccgtcgtctcaggtacgagggtgacgcccagcaagtccttcgcgagcgtgctggcgtcgtccgtccgcttggagctggcgtgttgcgaggaaacggcgctcgtcttcgtctcagacgcgaggtcgacgcccgacgtgtcccccgtcggggcgccggcgccgtcgactcgctcgacagccgatgaggtgccacctcctgctcggccatggttgccccgcctcctcctcctccggcggggaaggtgacgggacaaactcgGACGTCGTTCTTCCGcctcgtggggaagacgtcgtcgattccgccgccggcgggcgggttgtcatccgccattgtcgccgtcgcgcggcggaggaaggagtatcatgttgtagctgccgtcgagggacatgaactcaagactcccgaaacggagcaccgtcccgggttggaaaggttgctggagactacccatctagagcttgacggggagctgttcgtcaacacgtagcaggcccctacctggcgcgccaactgtcggcgtttcgaccccggggggtccctggaccgacgagtaaattgtcgccgcgtgtcccagcccagatgggtcggcgcgagacggagcacgaaggggggtagaagagagggagaaaaaggaaaaacccgcggcctccgtgttgtcctgcgcccaggtctggTGCGCTtggagtaggggttacaagcgtccgcgtggggggagagcgagggaccctacgcgccgtcccgtcctcccgcgcggccaacctcctcgtaagagagccctgaaccttccttttataggcgtaaggagagggtccagatgtacaataggaggtgtagcagtgcgccatcgtgtctagcagagaggagctagtgccctaagtacatgccgtcgtggcagccagagaggttttggcaccctgttcatgtgatgtcgtggccgtcggaggagcgttggagccttgcggaaggacagctgtcggggctgtcgagtccttgctgacgtctccttgcttccgtaagggactgagagtcgccgtcgtcatagagcacgtggggcgccatcattatctgtttaccagggcgagccagatgggacgccggtcctattacccgtagcctgagctagctagggatagggtaatgatgacccctcctgtgacgtggtcggtccgagccctgggtcgggcgaggcggaggctcctccgaggtcggggtcgagtcggtcttccgaggtcgaggtcgtgtccgagccccgggtcgggcgaggcggagacagtCGTCCAAGgtcaaggccgagtccgagccctggggtcgggcgaggcggagttcgtcgtcttccggggccgagcccgagtccgagctctggggtcgggcgaggcggagttcgtcgtcttccggggccgggcggagttcgtcgtcttctggggccgagcctgagtccgagccctggggtcgggcaaggcggagttcgtcgtcttccggggccgagcccgagtccgagccctggggtcgagcgaagcggagttcgtcgtcttccggggccgagcccgagtccgagccctcgggtcgggcgaggcggagttcgtcgtcttccggggccgagcccgagtccgagccctggggtcgggcgaagcggagttcgtcgtcttccggggccgagcccgagtccgagccctggggtcgggcgaggcggagtttcctatggcgcccgaggccggacttggctgctgtcagcctcactctgtcgagtggcacagcagtcggagcgacgcagacggcgttgtcttcttgtcaggccggtcagtggagcagcgaagtgactgcggtcactttcggctctgtcgactgaagggcgcgtgacaggataaggtgtcaggtcatccttgcattaaatgctcatgcgattcggtcggtcggtgtggcgatctggccaaggttgcttcttggcgaagactgggtctcgggcgagccgaaggtgtgtccgtcgcttgagggggtcctcgggcgagacgtgaatcttccggggtcggctgcccttgcccgaggctgggctcgggtgaggcgaggtcgtgtcccttgagtggaccgagccttggcttaatcgcacctatcaggcctttgcaactttgtgctgatggaggttaccagctgagattaggagtcttgggggtacccctaattatggtcccgacaGGGTCGTACCCTTATCGTGCCGTGTCTGGCCGTGCCAGTGCCAGGTCAGGCCGAGCCGCCCGTTTGACCATCTATATAAAGAACTTCACCGTACTCCAATGCAGAGAAGGCTGCCAAAACAAACACAACTCAAACTAACTAAACAGACAATACGCAGGAGATCGAGCTCTGGACATGTTTTAGTTGCAAGAGAAGATAATGAATTGCATTTGCAATGTTTCGTTGTAGCAATAATGTTCAATCACGGCGGTGCCGTTCGACCCTATCTATCGTCTATGGATTACAGATTGCCCAGCAAGCTTGGAACCCATCTCTCGGTAGTGGTAGTGGTAGCTCATGTATAGATTGCATATATATGATCCTATGTATATATGCTCACAGCCCATGAGCCTCAGCCGGCCGTGTTATATATATGACCCTATCAGTCGACGCCTTCGAGCACCGCTAGGATGGCCTGGAAGAGGTTGATGATGTCGAGGTAGAGCTCGATGGCGGCGGCGACGTACTCGTCGTAGGAGTAGACCCTGATGAGGTTGTCGGTGTCGTAGATGATGAAGCCGGAGAAGACGAGCGCGGCGATGCAGCCGTACACCATGGTCCCCGTCCTGCCCAGCGGGAAGATGATCCGCAGGAGGGAGAAGAGCATGAGGATGAGGCAGGCGGACACCAGGAACGGCCCCAGGAACTCGAACTCGTAGCCCCTCTTCGCCGCCCAGAAGGTGTAGAAGGTGAGCCCCAGCACCACCACCATCGTGATCACCACCGCCTCCAGTATCACTGGCCCGTTCGCCGTCAGGCAGCTCAGCCCCACGGCGAAGCTGATGCAGACGGTGAAGAGCGCCAGGAGCGCGAGGTTCACCGGGTGCCGCTTCCGGTAAATGATCATCGGGATCATCACTgcatttttttgttttgttttgttttttttttttttgcaaaaacaaaaacgCACACCGAGAGCAGCGACGATGGTCCATGTGAATGAATGAATGATGATTGAAGGGACATGTATACGTTCGTGCGTGCAGTGCAGGTGAGAGACACGACACGAGGAAGAAGAGGCACGCGTATATACGCGGACGCACCGAGGATGGGGGCGACGATGACGCCGATGATGGCGAACATGGCGCCCATGGTGCGGGAGAGGAAGAAGTCCCCGATGGCGCGCACCAGGTTCACCGTCGCGGCGACGGCCACCGTCAGCAGCAGCTGCAGGCACACGATCACGTACACCTTGCGGATGAAGGCCCACCGCAGCTGCGGATTCTCCGTCATGTACGGGTACTTGCCGCCGCCCGCTGCCCCCGGCGGGTAGCACGCCTCCACGTCGTGGCACTTGCCGTGCCCGTGCTTGCCCATGGCTGGCCGCCGGACGATCGGTTGGCCTgtctcccgcgcgcgcgccccgagggagagagagagacggcGAGCAGCCGGTGGCAAGTCGGTTCTCGCGCCTCGCTCGTCGGTTATTGATAGGTGGGCTGCGCTGCGCGCTGCGCTGGGGAGGGATGTTTATTAGGCGTATCGTCGGGACCCTTTTTTTGGACGGTGGAGAAAGATGGTGCCCCGCCATGGCGGCAGCTGCAGGAGGCCTTCTATTCTTGGCGCGCTTAAATTGTACTAATAGCTTTCAGTTAATTAATCATGTGCAAAATTTAATTACAACCCTTGTCGTTTATTTATTGGGTGTTTGGTTTAAAGAATCAATCAAGTTGAAGTGATGTATTATAAATTGGGTTTATTTCTAAAAGTTTATGGGAAGACCATATTTCTCGTGTTAATATTAACTAATTATGAAAAATGAAGTGACGATGGATCAATTTAtttcattccacaaaccaaataaaaaaaagGAGCGAGAAGATGATAAACTAGTTTATTCTTTAAACCAAACACCTTGTTACATTGCAAGGACAGGCAACAAGGTGTCACGGTTCCTCATGAAGCAGAGAAACATGTGTGATAGATAACGATTCCAACAAACTAAGCTATGCCATTTTAGTGAACTTCCAACCTTTTGCCCTTAATACCGGGATAACCTGAATCAGGTTGGATTGAAGAGCATTAAGAAGGATTAAATCTCTTTCTATTTAATTTTAATTAGCAAAGGATTTAATTCCCTCGATCCACTTCTAACAGAAGTCCTAGATTGGGCCAGCTCTAAAGTTTGATTTGAGTAGCTTCTGAGGTGATGGGAACCTTCTGCTCCATGTACTTGAGGAGATATTGCTTATTACTCTTCAAATTCTCCTCCATTCTTCCTATAAAGATTGTTATTCTTGAAATTCTCGTCCAACTGGATGCTAACTCTGATGAATCCAAAAAAAAACCATGGTATAAAAGCATGGTATGTAGCTTAGTACAATAGGAAACAGCACCACTTGTGCTGGTCAGATACCTCATGGTGCAAAATCATAAATAATTATTGCAAATAATTGATCAAGACAAGTACAGATGTACTGTTACTGCACAGCTTATGATTTTTATCCAAGCTCGTTTGTAAGCAGCTGAGCTATTGACCGCGCTCTTAAAACTCTCATGGGTATCCGTTAAAGCCAGACATACCATTTGAACCAAGGTAACACCGACAGAGTATAGTTATAAATTGGAGTATCCATGACCATTACAGAGTTTGTGATATACACAGATGTATGTGAGAACAAGATCGAAGTGAAAGCTTGACGAGCTCAGCTATCGGCTGCCCTCAGCAGCTGCAGCAGAGACAGGAACAGGTTGATGACGTCAAGGTAGAGTGAAACAGCAGCCCATATGTATTCATCGTAGGTGTAGCGCTTGATGACATTGTCCGTGTCATAGATGATGTATCCACAGAAGATAAGCGATGCCAACCCACCGTATATCATCACAGATATCTTACCCAGCGGGAAAAAGATCTGCACAGCAATATCTCTATAAGTATGATGCATAACTCAGCATAAGCAAATAAGCATTTGAAGTCCACCACAGTAAAAACATGTCTTAATAAAAGATATATATAAATACTTAATGGGAGTCAAGGTAGATCCATCCAACCTGGATTAGTGAAAACACCATGAGCACCATGATAGCAGCAAATAGGAAGGGACCGAGGAAGTTGAAATCATGACCCCTCTTTGCAGCCCAGAAAGTGTACGCAGTTAAGCTGATCACCACCACTGCTGTAAGAATGGCAGCCTCCAAAATGATTTTTCCTGTATGCATAACAAACAGACAATCAACTTCTTCATAGAGAACGAACAAAATCCTAGTTGATACAAATTACACATGTTTGAAATGGGGACATCAGCAAAGCAAATTACAATCACAGATGGTAGAATTCCAGTCAGTAGACGAAGTAAATTGCCATGAATGGAACTGATCTCATTGCATACTTCTGCAATATACCAGAGGGCCATTCAAAGTTTAGGACCCTATGGCCATTCAAAGTGTCCCATGGAAAGTTTGTAACAATGGCCACATGGAGTTCAAATGTCATGTTCACAAAAGTCCTACAGAAGCAGAAACAAACGGAGGATATGCAACTCTAATATAAAAAAGACCAAACAAGCCCCACCTTCTAAGATTCTACCGGATGATGCGAGATCAAAAAATACAAACTAGTAAAAGGGAGAAACCCAATGATGGTTTTGCTAAAAAAATACAAGCTAATAGGCATCAAACCTACAGATGGAGCAACGTACCAAATGTCTCTTTGTTGGATGAGCAGATTACAGAGATGCTTACACCTAAAGTTTGGAGATTAAGCCACAAACACATGCAGTTATCATCACAATAATGGAGAGGGCCAAATAGTACCATGTTTGTTCAAAATTTGTGCAGGTTGATCTAAAGCATATGCGCTAAAGACATTGGAACTTGTAATCTAAATACAGATCTATGAATGGGGAGACTTCGGTTGAAATACACTTATGCAGGTATTGTGGCACATCACATTCTTTTGGCTAAAATCGATGTTGATAGGGATCAAATCCTCTAACTTCGCTCAGGCCGATGTCTCTCTACAGTCCGGCAATCTGCAGAGTTATCTACAGTCCactatgttggaacttgctctctgctgcaagtaggccaacaagggtgaacagtggcgacaacagggttacgtgcacgggggcaatagctctgttaatctcgcctctcacgggcactgtgcgggggtatttataggtatctgagtgcccagcgtcttgtgttaatgacgcatgtgccctcagacgcctagtttatccccggaatattcccataaagcagggttacaagctgtaattacaagtatgcctttacaagttaggcccgtaatacagaggcggccacgcggggcccgttacgatgGGCCAGATCACATGTGGGCCTTGGGgttgaacgaggccgcgccgtgggaggacgtcgccgcaggccttcgtcaaagtgccgagtcctgcgaagggtgtccctgcccgctttgtctccgtcggaccagcggctgcagcgaaggcctcgagcgaagggtggcg
It contains:
- the LOC100216630 gene encoding Protein LIFEGUARD 2-like, translating into MGKHGHGKCHDVEACYPPGAAGGGKYPYMTENPQLRWAFIRKVYVIVCLQLLLTVAVAATVNLVRAIGDFFLSRTMGAMFAIIGVIVAPILVMIPMIIYRKRHPVNLALLALFTVCISFAVGLSCLTANGPVILEAVVITMVVVLGLTFYTFWAAKRGYEFEFLGPFLVSACLILMLFSLLRIIFPLGRTGTMVYGCIAALVFSGFIIYDTDNLIRVYSYDEYVAAAIELYLDIINLFQAILAVLEGVD
- the LOC100283434 gene encoding transmembrane BAX inhibitor motif-containing protein 4, which codes for MFGYRKADPDLEAGGSSLLYPGMTESPELRWAFVRKIYVILAVQLAMTAAVSAFVVKVPAVSNFFVSSNAGVALYIFLIILPFLVLCPLRYYHQKHPVNLLLLGLFTVAISFAVGMTCAFTSGKIILEAAILTAVVVISLTAYTFWAAKRGHDFNFLGPFLFAAIMVLMVFSLIQIFFPLGKISVMIYGGLASLIFCGYIIYDTDNVIKRYTYDEYIWAAVSLYLDVINLFLSLLQLLRAADS